A region from the Panicum hallii strain FIL2 chromosome 1, PHallii_v3.1, whole genome shotgun sequence genome encodes:
- the LOC112895983 gene encoding fibrous sheath CABYR-binding protein-like, whose product MGELAPKRQKTAEAERQSRAPPPPPQRQQPEGRPEEARWPSPEQQIPPVPPTTWHPTTPPPPTEPRPQTPPPPPEAPAAGDLHQKFGGSTAGKGVLLIARGGWEWPLSPDAFRATAGVAPAGGSGPQPAPSASPAGRSATTPAGTPPAPALVESGPRGPELEATAPRPEAAPQEEAARPTATAEAPAASAVSGTTAEASPAEQAAEEAAAVAEAPAPEVASTTTPPAQEEELEVVYRRHLLPRPTKVPFPRLLAKSQQALEELEAGIHQEWEELEAEHLRLSSWECRLGDRIKTVSTRYAGEHAELTLERELLQEQLQKALDQEAAAAQQERAAARREKHAIKWELVAETRVSVVEDRTKTALELTNQAKVVMELAKEQEAALAG is encoded by the exons ATGGGGGAGCTggcccccaagcgccagaagacggcggaggcggagagaCAGAGcagagctccaccacctccgccgcaacGCCAGCAGCCAGAGGGGAGGCCGGAGGAGGCGCGGTGGCCTTCTCCGGAGCAGCAGATTCCTCCGGTGCCACCGACGACGTGGCACCCAacgacgccaccaccaccgacAGAGCCAAGGCCACAAaccccacccccgccgccagAAGCGCCAGCAGCCGGGGACCTCCACCAAAAGTTCGGGGGGTCCACGGCAGGAAAAGGGGTCCTCCTAATTGCTCGGGGTGGTTGGGAGTG GCCCCTTTCTCCGGACGCATTCAGGGCAACTGCCGGTGTCGCACCAGCTggggggtccggcccccagccagcacCTTCAGCATCCCCTGCTGGCAGGTCGGCGACAACACCAGCAGGGACCCCGCCTGCGCCAGCACTGGTGGAGTctggacccagaggtccggagCTGGAGGCTACGGCCCCAAGGCCCGAAGCCGCGCCTCAGGAGGAGGCTGCCCGTCCCACTGCGACGGCGGAGGCGCCAGCAGCGTCGGCAGTGTCGGGCACCACGGCAGAGGCCTCTCCAGCTGAGCAAGCAGCAGAGGAGGCTGCGGCTGTGGCAGAGGCACCAGCACCGGAGGTCGCCAGCACCACCACTCCACCTGCGCAAGaagaggagctggaggtggtgtATAGAAGGCACCTTCTCCCGCGCCCAACGAAGGTCCCATTCCCCCGCCTCCTGGCCAAGAGCCAGCAGGCTCTGGAGGAGTTGGAGGCGGGTATCCACCAGGagtgggaggagctggaggcggagcaccTCCGACTCTCCAGTTGGGAGtgccgcctgggggaccgcatcaagacAGTCTCCACCCGCTACGCCGGGGAGCACGCTGAGCTCACGCTGGAGCGCGAACTCCTGCAGGAGCAGTTGCAGAAGGCTCTCGACCAAGAGGCAGCAGCTGCCCAACAGGAGAGAGCGGCCGCACGGCGGGAGAAGCATGCTATCAAGTGGGAGCTTGTGGCGGAGACGAGGGTGAGCGTGGTGGAGGACAGGACGAAGACTGCCCTGGAGCTGACCAACCAGGCCAAGGTGGTGATGGAGCTAGCTAAGGAGCAGGAAGCTGCCCTCGCGGGATGA